From a single Brassica napus cultivar Da-Ae chromosome C9, Da-Ae, whole genome shotgun sequence genomic region:
- the LOC106448607 gene encoding uncharacterized protein LOC106448607, with translation MASSSHHNFDRSLDEAFDEAFDEYFDKAFENLCNVNGDQEAERKTRKKRVFIERNREEGHIRLWNDYFSDTPTYPENLFRRRFRMNKPLFMSIVDRLSNEVTFFCQKKDCIRRLGLSTLQKCTAAIRVLAYGSALDAVDEYLRLGSTTTRLCVENFVEAITNLFGDEYLRRPTPDDLQRLLHIGELRGYTGMIGSIDCMHWEWKNCPTAWKGQYSRGSGKPTIVLEAVASYDLWIWHAFFGPPGTLNDINVLDRSPVFDDIINGRAPQVNFSVNGNEYNLAYYLTDGIYPKWATFIQSIPIPQGPKAVLFAQRQEAARKDVERAFGVLQARFAIVKNPALSWDKVKIGKIMRACIILHNMIVEDERDEYTQYDVSDFQQREGSGSSHVDLTYSTDIPTNIANQMGVRTRIRDRQAHQQLKGDLVEHIWRKFGHDQDNN, from the coding sequence ATGGCATCTTCTTCACATCACAATTTCGACCGATCACTTGATGAAGCTTTTGACGAAGCTTTTGATGAATATTTCGATAAAGCTTTTGAAAATTTGTGTAATGTGAATGGagatcaagaagctgaaaggaagacaagaaaaaaacgAGTTTTTATCGAACGCAATCGTGAAGAAGGCCATATCCGGTtgtggaatgattatttcagtgacactccaacatatcctgaaaatctattccgacgacgatttagaatgaacaagccattgttcatgAGTATTGTTGATCGTCTCTCCAATGAAGTTACATTCTTTTGTCAAAAGAAGGACTGTATCAGAAGGCTTGGTCTCTCtacacttcaaaagtgtacagcaGCTATTCGTGTGTTGGCATATGGTTCTGCGCTTgatgcggtcgacgaatacctcagGCTCGGTTCAACCACTACTCGGTTATGTGTGGAAAATTTTGTGGAAGCAATAACAAATTTgttcggcgatgagtacctaagaagaccaacaccagatgatcttcaacgtcttCTTCATATTGGAGAGCTTCGTGGATATACCGgaatgataggaagcatcgattgtatgcattgggagtggaagaattgtcccaccgcttggaaagggcaatattctcGTGGCTCAGGCAAACCCACAAttgttttagaggcggttgcttcatatgatctctggatatggcatgcgttttttggacctccaggtaccttaaatgatattaatgttcttgatcgctcacctgtttttgatgacataataaatggtCGAGCTCCGCAAGTGAATTTCTCCGTCAACGGAAACGAGTAtaatttggcttactatctcaccgatggtatttatccgaaatgggcaacttttatccaatctattccaattccacaagggccgaaagcagttttatttgctcaacgtcaagaagctgccagaaaagatgtcgagcgtgctttcggAGTCTTacaagctcgatttgccattgttaaaaatccggCACTTTCttgggataaagtcaagattggaaagattatgagagcgtgtatcatactccataatatgatagtagaagacgaacgagatgaaTACACTCAATATGATGTTTCGGATTTCCAACAAAGAGAAGGCagcggaagttcacatgtcgatctcacaTATTCGACAGATATCCCAACAAATATCGCCAAtcagatgggtgttcgaaccagaattcgtgatagacaagcacatcaacaactgaaaggtgatttggttgaacatatatggcgtaaatttggacatgatcaagacaacaactga
- the LOC106444077 gene encoding probable glucan endo-1,3-beta-glucosidase BG4, whose protein sequence is MHYSHKKLFLFFLSCIVLIFNYNSSGFVTATSQLGLNYGLLGDNLPPPSDVINLFKSIGITKIRIFDPNTEVLNALRGHKDIGVTVGVKDQDLAALAAGEEAVNSWFATNIEPYLADVNITFITVGNEVIPGPMGPQVLPAVQSLTNLVKSKSLPITVTTVVAMSNLGQSYPPSTGMFTAQAREQLTPVLNFLSQTSTPIFVNIYPYLAYASDPVNIHLDYAISKSEAVVVQDGPLGYSNLFDAMFDTFAWAMEKEGVKDLPMVVSETGWPSAGNGDLTTPDIAATYNGNFLQHVVSGKGTPKRPNSAIQGFIFATFNENQKPAGTEQNFGLYNPVDMKPIYKLF, encoded by the coding sequence ATGCACTACTCTCATAAAAAGCTGTTCTTGTTTTTCCTGTCGTGCATTGTGCTAATTTTCAACTACAACAGTAGTGGCTTCGTAACCGCAACAAGTCAACTTGGCTTGAACTACGGTCTCCTCGGCGATAATCTCCCGCCCCCCTCTGATGTCATCAACCTTTTCAAGTCCATAGGCATTACTAAAATCCGAATCTTCGACCCGAACACTGAGGTTCTTAACGCCTTACGCGGCCACAAAGATATTGGAGTCACGGTAGGTGTTAAGGACCAAGACTTGGCTGCTCTTGCTGCCGGCGAAGAAGCTGTTAATAGCTGGTTCGCAACAAACATTGAGCCTTACTTAGCCGACGTCAACATCACTTTCATTACAGTCGGCAATGAAGTCATCCCTGGACCGATGGGTCCACAGGTGCTTCCCGCTGTGCAGTCTCTCACCAACCTTGTCAAGTCCAAGAGTCTTCCTATCACTGTCACCACTGTTGTGGCTATGTCCAACCTCGGACAGTCGTATCCACCTTCCACGGGAATGTTCACGGCTCAGGCGCGTGAACAACTCACCCCGGTGCTTAACTTTTTGTCTCAAACAAGTACGCCAATCTTCGTCAACATCTACCCGTACTTGGCTTACGCATCGGACCCGGTGAACATTCATCTCGACTATGCCATTTCCAAAAGCGAGGCCGTCGTGGTCCAGGATGGACCACTGGGCTATTCAAACTTGTTTGATGCAATGTTCGATACGTTCGCGTGGGCAATGGAGAAGGAAGGCGTGAAAGATTTACCAATGGTGGTGTCTGAGACAGGATGGCCGTCAGCCGGGAACGGGGACTTAACCACGCCTGACATCGCGGCGACCTACAACGGAAATTTCCTTCAGCATGTAGTAAGCGGCAAGGGGACACCTAAGAGGCCTAACAGTGCTATCCAAGGGTTTATATTCGCAACGTTCAATGAAAACCAGAAGCCCGCCGGGACTGAACAAAACTTTGGATTATACAATCCTGTTGATATGAAACCCATCTATAAGCTATTTTGA